The Lycium barbarum isolate Lr01 chromosome 9, ASM1917538v2, whole genome shotgun sequence genome has a segment encoding these proteins:
- the LOC132612332 gene encoding transcription factor MYC2-like has protein sequence MENIFSTSQPNTLQKLLQYIIHSRQEWWVYSIFWKASKDVNNRLIFSWGDSHFRGTKDTASAKIGHRQYHQHQKKFGFDVIDDTSNDNVTDSEWFYMLSMTQCFVAEDELVVRAYTSASSHVWLANYYELQLYNCDRAKEADLHGIRTIVCIATPGGVVELGSSDVIQENWEFVQLIRYLFGSNNNVNATSHLPINQVTSGDHQNVGKRGSPCQEADVIKQEMVIGNLISDSGNSDFESESSPINNVVNRSRKRGKKGDSSSTIITSRETTMEIHVEAERRRREKLNHRFYALRSFVPYVSKMDKASLLADAVTYINELKSKIEDLESKLIEPQKKPITIERHDSYSASSVVTDRGNNNKSLFPSSINGAQNGMEIEVKIIGSEAMIRVQSLDVNHPCARLMKVMKELEFQIYHASVSSVKDLMLQDIVIRVPDELSNEEALKSTIVTILSVAEN, from the exons ATGGAAAATATATTTTCTACTTCACAGCCAAACACACTTCAAAAACTCCTTCAATATATAATCCATAGTCGTCAAGAATGGTGGGTTTATTCCATCTTCTGGAAAGCATCCAAAGATGTCAATAACCGTCTTATCTTCTCTTGGGGCGATAGCCATTTTCGTGGAACTAAAGACACAGCTTCCGCGAAAATAGGCCATCGCCAGTACCATCAGCATCAGAAGAAATTTGGCTTCGATGTAATTGATGATACCAGTAATGATAATGTTACAGATTCGGAGTGGTTTTATATGTTATCTATGACACAGTGTTTCGTGGCTGAGGATGAACTCGTCGTACGAGCTTATACCTCGGCCAGCTCACACGTGTGGCTGGCTAATTATTATGAATTGCAGCTTTATAATTGTGATAGAGCTAAAGAAGCTGATTTGCATGGAATTCGTACGATTGTGTGTATTGCTACTCCTGGTGGTGTTGTCGAATTGGGTTCTTCTGATGTTATTCAAGAAAATTGGGAATTTGTTCAGCTCATTAGGTATCTATTTGGATCAAACAATAACGTGAATGCGACTTCTCATCTACCCATCAATCAAG TAACATCGGGAGATCATCAGAACGTTGGAAAACGTGGATCACCTTGCCAAGAAGCAGATGTTATAAAGCAAGAAATGGTTATAGGAAACCTCATATCAGATTCAGGCAATTCCGATTTCGAGAGCGAGTCCTCACCTATCAACAATGTTGTCAATCGGTCACGAAAGCGGGGAAAGAAGGGCGATTCAAGCAGTACAATAATAACCAGTCGAGAAACAACAATGGAAATTCACGTGGAGGCTgagagaagaagaagggaaaaATTGAACCATCGATTCTACGCGCTACGAAGCTTTGTTCCGTATGTGTCCAAAATGGACAAAGCTTCATTATTAGCAGACGCAGTTACTTATATCAATGAGCTCAAATCTAAAATTGAAGATCTAGAATCCAAATTAATCGAGCCCCAGAAAAAACCTATAACTATTGAGCGACACGATTCCTATAGTGCGTCTTCTGTTGTAACTGATCGAGGTAACAATAATAAGTCATTATTTCCGAGCAGCATTAACGGGGCACAAAATGGGATGGAAATTGAGGTGAAAATTATAGGATCGGAAGCCATGATTAGGGTTCAGTCTTTGGATGTGAATCATCCGTGTGCGAGATTGATGAAAGTGATGAAAGAGCTGGAGTTTCAGATTTATCATGCAAGTGTTTCCAGTGTTAAAGACTTGATGCTTCAAGATATCGTGATTAGGGTTCCGGATGAGTTATCAAATGAAGAAGCCTTAAAATCCACTATAGTGACAATATTAAGTGTTGCTGAGAATTAG